The Streptomyces sp. NBC_01775 genome includes a region encoding these proteins:
- a CDS encoding FAD-binding oxidoreductase: MSELIERLRSGLPGDGVLTDPDVLGTYAHDMASFCPAGAPVAVVLPRTVEQVQHTLRTANELRVPVVPQGARTGLSGAANASDGCVLLSLVRMDRILEINPVDRIAVVEPGVVNATLSRAVNEHGLFYPPDPSSWEECTIGGNIGTASGGLCCVKYGVTAEYVLGLDVVLADGRLLSTGRRTAKGVAGYDLTRLIVGSEGSLGVVVRATLALKAEPPRQLALAAEFPSAAAACDAVCRIMEAGHTPSLLELMDRTTLRAVNEMTKMGLPETTEALLLAAFDTPDPAPQLRAVGELCAAAGAVEVVPAEDYAESELLLQARRAALVALEAVKGTTMIDDVCVPRSRLAAMLEGTARIAAEHGLTIGVCAHAGDGNTHPTVCFDASDEEESRRARVSFDEIMALGLSLGGTITGEHGVGVLKKGWLAEELGPVGLELQRGIKSVFDPNGILNPGKLF; this comes from the coding sequence ATGAGCGAGCTGATCGAACGGCTGAGGTCAGGGCTGCCGGGCGATGGCGTCCTGACAGATCCCGATGTCCTGGGTACCTACGCGCACGACATGGCCAGCTTCTGTCCCGCCGGGGCGCCGGTCGCCGTCGTTCTTCCGCGCACCGTCGAACAGGTCCAGCACACCCTGCGTACGGCCAATGAGCTGCGCGTTCCGGTCGTACCACAGGGGGCCCGTACCGGGCTCTCGGGTGCTGCCAACGCCAGCGACGGCTGTGTGCTGCTCTCGCTCGTGAGAATGGACCGGATTCTGGAGATCAACCCGGTCGACCGGATCGCGGTCGTCGAGCCCGGCGTCGTCAACGCGACGCTCTCCCGCGCTGTGAACGAGCACGGTCTCTTCTATCCGCCGGACCCCTCCAGTTGGGAGGAGTGCACCATCGGCGGCAACATCGGTACCGCCTCCGGCGGGCTGTGCTGTGTGAAATACGGTGTCACCGCCGAGTACGTCCTCGGTCTCGACGTCGTCCTCGCGGACGGGCGGCTGCTGTCCACCGGCCGTCGCACCGCCAAGGGCGTCGCCGGATACGACCTCACCCGGCTCATCGTCGGCTCCGAGGGCAGTCTGGGCGTCGTCGTGCGCGCCACCCTCGCCCTCAAGGCCGAGCCGCCGCGGCAGCTCGCACTCGCCGCCGAGTTCCCCTCGGCCGCCGCCGCGTGCGACGCCGTCTGCCGGATCATGGAAGCGGGCCACACCCCCTCGCTGCTGGAGCTGATGGACCGCACGACGCTCCGCGCCGTCAACGAGATGACCAAGATGGGCCTGCCCGAGACCACCGAGGCCCTGTTGCTCGCCGCCTTCGACACCCCCGACCCGGCGCCGCAGCTGCGGGCCGTCGGGGAGCTGTGCGCGGCGGCGGGGGCGGTGGAGGTGGTGCCCGCCGAGGACTACGCCGAGTCCGAACTGCTCCTCCAGGCGCGCCGCGCCGCGCTCGTCGCCCTGGAGGCGGTCAAGGGCACGACGATGATCGACGACGTGTGCGTCCCGCGCAGCAGGCTCGCCGCGATGCTGGAGGGCACCGCCCGGATCGCCGCCGAACACGGCCTGACCATCGGCGTCTGCGCCCACGCGGGTGACGGCAACACGCATCCGACGGTGTGCTTCGACGCGTCGGACGAGGAGGAGTCGCGCCGAGCGAGGGTCTCCTTCGACGAGATCATGGCCCTCGGCCTCAGCCTGGGCGGCACCATCACGGGGGAGCACGGTGTGGGCGTCCTGAAGAAGGGGTGGCTCGCCGAGGAGCTGGGCCCGGTCGGTCTGGAACTCCAGCGGGGCATCAAGAGCGTCTTCGACCCCAACGGCATCCTCAACCCGGGCAAGCTGTTCTAG
- a CDS encoding RDD family protein, whose protein sequence is MSTEQPENDPFRKPEPGQGQGSGQDPGRSQDPGRSQSQGQGGGPGQAPGSPSDPGAPYGSPLPPPPPPESGGAPGYGSPYDNPYGGTAGAADPLAGMPPLASRGKRLLARIVDALIVGIPLGVVIGLAEWGASGDNGWSYWPQAVYILVYLVYEGLMLTTSGQTLGKKLMRIRVAVLKDGAIPAGSPGWFRAAVYSLPMLVPCLGFLFWLVNVLFCTWDQPYHQCLHDKAARTVVVAAD, encoded by the coding sequence ATGAGTACGGAGCAGCCGGAGAACGATCCGTTCCGGAAGCCGGAGCCGGGCCAGGGGCAGGGCAGCGGTCAAGACCCGGGCCGGAGCCAAGACCCGGGCCGGAGCCAGAGCCAGGGACAAGGCGGCGGCCCCGGCCAGGCGCCGGGGTCCCCGAGTGACCCGGGCGCGCCGTACGGCAGCCCGCTGCCCCCGCCACCGCCCCCCGAGAGCGGCGGCGCCCCGGGCTACGGAAGTCCGTACGACAACCCCTACGGCGGCACGGCCGGTGCCGCCGACCCGCTGGCGGGGATGCCGCCGTTGGCCTCGCGCGGCAAGCGCCTGCTGGCGCGGATCGTCGACGCGCTGATCGTGGGCATCCCGCTGGGTGTGGTGATCGGCCTGGCGGAGTGGGGGGCGTCGGGCGACAACGGATGGTCGTACTGGCCGCAGGCGGTCTACATCCTGGTGTATCTGGTCTACGAGGGCCTGATGCTGACGACTTCGGGCCAGACGCTCGGCAAGAAGCTGATGCGGATCCGGGTCGCCGTGCTGAAGGACGGCGCCATCCCGGCGGGCTCACCCGGCTGGTTCAGGGCGGCGGTCTACTCGCTGCCCATGCTGGTGCCCTGTCTGGGCTTTCTGTTCTGGCTGGTGAACGTGCTCTTCTGCACCTGGGACCAGCCGTATCACCAGTGCTTGCACGACAAGGCCGCACGGACGGTGGTGGTCGCGGCGGACTGA
- a CDS encoding SsgA family sporulation/cell division regulator yields the protein MHTAVEREMEMRLILSPERSVPVPARVRFRSDDPYAVHVTFHLGSECPVHWTFARELLVEGVFRPCGHGDVRVWPTKVDSREVICMALSSPEGDALLESPAPALSAWLERTLRVVPPGTEAEALGIDEGLGELLRPIPGDDPRPRPGSAEPWASDEGGECAS from the coding sequence ATGCACACCGCCGTCGAACGTGAGATGGAGATGAGGCTCATCCTCTCGCCGGAGCGCAGCGTTCCCGTGCCCGCGCGGGTGCGGTTCCGCTCGGACGACCCGTACGCCGTCCATGTCACCTTCCACCTCGGCTCCGAGTGCCCCGTGCACTGGACGTTCGCACGCGAGCTGCTGGTGGAGGGGGTGTTCAGGCCGTGCGGGCACGGCGATGTGCGAGTGTGGCCGACGAAGGTCGACTCGCGTGAGGTCATCTGCATGGCGCTCAGCTCGCCCGAGGGGGACGCGCTGCTGGAGTCGCCCGCGCCGGCGCTCTCCGCCTGGCTGGAGCGGACGCTGCGGGTGGTGCCGCCGGGCACCGAGGCGGAGGCGCTCGGGATCGACGAGGGGCTCGGCGAACTGCTGCGCCCGATCCCGGGCGACGACCCCCGCCCCCGGCCGGGATCAGCCGAACCATGGGCGAGCGATGAAGGCGGTGAGTGTGCCTCGTGA
- a CDS encoding winged helix-turn-helix transcriptional regulator — translation MALKKGYAMQDCSLARTLELVGERWTMLVIRDAFYGVRRYSDFLAHLDLPRAVLSTRLRALTESGLLDKRRYEVSPPRDEYVLTDKGRQLWPALFALLAWGQEHASGDLPVRRFYVHVGCGARLGTGGGCEACGLASVPPEDVEIHPGPGADDPGRQDPVTRALLTPHRLLTPLETGSGAAAAR, via the coding sequence ATGGCGCTGAAAAAGGGCTACGCGATGCAGGACTGCTCGCTCGCCAGGACCCTGGAGCTGGTCGGCGAGCGCTGGACGATGCTGGTGATCCGCGACGCGTTCTACGGAGTACGGCGCTACAGCGACTTCCTCGCCCATCTCGACCTCCCGCGCGCCGTCCTCTCCACGCGGCTGCGCGCCCTGACCGAGTCAGGGCTGCTGGACAAGCGGCGCTACGAGGTGTCACCGCCGCGCGACGAGTACGTCCTCACGGACAAGGGCCGCCAGCTGTGGCCCGCGCTGTTCGCGCTGCTCGCGTGGGGCCAGGAGCACGCGTCCGGAGACTTGCCCGTACGGCGCTTCTACGTGCACGTCGGGTGTGGGGCCCGGCTGGGGACGGGGGGCGGGTGTGAGGCGTGCGGACTCGCCTCTGTGCCGCCCGAGGACGTCGAGATCCACCCCGGCCCCGGCGCGGATGATCCTGGCCGGCAGGACCCCGTGACCCGCGCCTTGCTGACACCGCACCGCTTGCTGACGCCCTTGGAGACCGGCTCTGGTGCGGCTGCCGCGCGCTGA
- a CDS encoding ABC transporter permease: MSFWEYLSDRRAQLLADSFQHASAVFQCMVAATVIGVLLGVFTYRSEWAGNLATTATATLLTVPSLAMIGLLIPIVGLGVAPTVIALTLYGLLPIVRNAIVGLRGVDPSLVDAARGIGMSRPMQLLKVELPLAWPPILTGIRVATQMLMGIAAIAAFASGPGLGNLIFRGVASLGSANALNQVLAGTLGIVVLALLFDAAYVLIGRLTIPRGIRV; this comes from the coding sequence GTGAGCTTCTGGGAATACCTCAGTGACCGGCGCGCACAATTGCTGGCCGACTCGTTCCAGCACGCCAGCGCGGTCTTCCAGTGCATGGTCGCCGCCACCGTCATCGGGGTACTGCTGGGCGTGTTCACCTACCGCTCCGAGTGGGCGGGCAACCTGGCGACGACCGCGACGGCCACCCTCCTCACCGTGCCCTCGCTCGCCATGATCGGCCTGCTCATCCCCATCGTGGGCCTGGGGGTGGCACCCACCGTCATCGCGCTCACCCTCTACGGGCTGCTGCCGATCGTGCGCAACGCCATCGTGGGGCTGCGCGGGGTGGACCCCTCACTGGTGGACGCGGCGCGCGGCATCGGGATGTCGCGGCCGATGCAGCTGCTCAAGGTCGAACTCCCGCTCGCCTGGCCGCCGATCCTCACCGGCATCCGGGTGGCCACCCAGATGCTGATGGGCATCGCCGCCATCGCCGCGTTCGCCTCGGGCCCGGGGCTCGGCAACCTCATCTTCCGCGGCGTCGCCTCGCTGGGCAGCGCCAACGCGCTCAACCAGGTCCTCGCCGGCACCCTCGGCATCGTCGTCCTCGCCCTGCTGTTCGACGCCGCCTACGTGCTCATCGGCCGGCTGACCATTCCGAGGGGGATCCGTGTCTGA
- a CDS encoding nicotinate phosphoribosyltransferase produces the protein MDSPGALPPEDPRQPETGLPVAVPSTALFTDQYELTMLQAALRSGTAERRSAFEVFTRRLPEGRRYGVVAGTGRVLDAVENFRFDDRMLTFLSEQRVVDGPTLEWLAGYRFRGDILGYPEGEVYFPGSPLVRVEGTFAECVLLETVILSILNHDSAVAAAASRMAVAAAGRPLIEMGARRTHELAAVAASRAAYVGGFNSTSDLAAGFRYGIPTVGTSAHAFTLLHDTERDAFTAQVDSLGSGTTLLVDTYDVAEAVRTAVEVAGPELGAVRVDSGDLLLLAHRVRQQLDDLGADKTRIVVTSDLDEYAIASLAAAPVDAYGVGTQLVTGSGHPTCSMVYKLVARADSDEPGAPLRPVAKRSMGGKSSVGGAKWAARPLDSAGVAESEVVGTGQVPPELADHQLQVELVKGGRVVAREPLETARERHLATMAQLPMSAMQLSRGEPVLPVEHV, from the coding sequence CTGGATTCCCCCGGGGCACTGCCCCCAGAAGATCCCCGGCAGCCGGAAACGGGACTGCCGGTGGCGGTGCCGTCGACGGCGCTGTTCACCGACCAGTACGAGCTGACGATGCTCCAGGCAGCGCTGCGCTCGGGGACGGCCGAGCGGCGCTCGGCCTTCGAGGTCTTCACCCGCAGGCTCCCCGAGGGCCGCCGCTACGGCGTGGTCGCGGGCACCGGCCGGGTGCTGGACGCGGTGGAGAACTTCCGCTTCGACGACCGGATGCTCACGTTCTTGAGCGAGCAGCGCGTGGTCGACGGGCCGACCCTGGAGTGGCTGGCCGGATACCGCTTCCGGGGCGACATCCTCGGCTATCCGGAGGGCGAGGTGTATTTCCCCGGCTCGCCGCTGGTGCGCGTCGAGGGCACCTTCGCGGAGTGCGTCCTGCTGGAGACGGTGATCCTCTCCATCCTCAACCACGACTCGGCCGTGGCCGCCGCGGCCTCGCGCATGGCCGTGGCCGCCGCCGGGCGCCCGCTCATCGAGATGGGCGCGCGCCGCACCCATGAGCTGGCCGCCGTCGCCGCCTCGCGCGCCGCCTATGTGGGCGGCTTCAACTCCACCTCGGACCTGGCCGCCGGCTTCCGCTACGGCATCCCCACCGTCGGCACCAGCGCACACGCCTTCACCCTGCTGCACGACACCGAGCGGGACGCCTTCACCGCACAGGTCGACTCGCTGGGCAGCGGCACGACTCTCCTGGTGGACACCTACGACGTGGCCGAGGCGGTCCGCACCGCCGTGGAGGTCGCGGGCCCGGAGCTGGGGGCCGTACGGGTCGACTCGGGCGACCTGCTGCTGCTCGCGCACCGGGTCCGCCAGCAGCTGGACGACCTGGGCGCGGACAAGACCCGCATCGTGGTGACCAGCGATCTGGACGAGTACGCCATCGCGTCGCTCGCCGCCGCGCCCGTGGACGCGTACGGCGTGGGCACCCAGCTGGTCACCGGCAGCGGGCACCCGACCTGCTCGATGGTCTACAAGCTGGTGGCGCGGGCCGACTCCGACGAGCCGGGAGCGCCGCTGCGGCCGGTGGCGAAGCGGTCGATGGGCGGCAAGTCCTCGGTCGGCGGCGCCAAGTGGGCGGCCCGGCCGCTGGATTCCGCCGGGGTGGCCGAGTCCGAGGTGGTGGGCACCGGGCAGGTACCGCCCGAGCTGGCCGACCACCAGCTCCAGGTGGAGCTGGTCAAGGGAGGCAGGGTCGTGGCCCGGGAGCCGCTGGAGACGGCCCGGGAGCGGCATCTGGCGACGATGGCGCAGCTGCCCATGTCGGCGATGCAGCTCTCGCGCGGAGAGCCGGTTTTGCCGGTGGAGCACGTGTGA
- a CDS encoding MFS transporter, with translation MNYTAPMFAIPGMTADFGTSLAGQPWLLNGTPLGLAALLLVAGSFADDYGRKRVFVAGMGALTVTMALGALATSTLTFTLARVAQGAASAAVIASSLGLLAHAYPPGPARVRATGVWGATLSGGIAVGGPLSASLGTLDWRLCYVPLAAAMLVLTVVAARTLPESRSPREGRPDLAGALLLGLALTALLAALTLGRNGWLRPQVYGLAAVALALVAAFAVVERKVGAPLLDLGLFRRPAFLAATSGALFTGLGVIGMFSYLPALLQQSLGMSGPATAWLFLFWSGTGLLSALQARRLGGRMSARHQLALGFVLSALGALAMLGALAAGSWERTVPGFLLGGIGSGMLNAALPRLAVESVPADRAAMGSGANNTARYIGSSMGLALTVVLATAPHGGTPAHSIALGTDTALYAAAGLMLAGALAALLFRERRAPARAEVPAERGADAGVRERPVVGGRPCAPADAGSSPTPAA, from the coding sequence ATGAACTACACCGCGCCCATGTTCGCCATCCCGGGCATGACCGCCGACTTCGGCACCTCCCTCGCCGGGCAGCCCTGGCTGCTGAACGGGACCCCGCTCGGCCTCGCCGCGCTGCTGCTCGTCGCCGGGAGCTTCGCCGACGACTACGGCCGCAAGCGCGTCTTCGTCGCCGGTATGGGCGCGCTCACCGTCACGATGGCCCTGGGCGCGCTCGCCACCAGCACCCTCACCTTCACCCTCGCCCGCGTCGCCCAGGGCGCCGCGAGCGCGGCCGTCATCGCCAGCAGCCTCGGGCTGCTCGCCCACGCCTACCCGCCGGGCCCGGCCCGGGTACGCGCCACCGGCGTGTGGGGCGCGACGCTCAGCGGCGGCATCGCCGTGGGCGGCCCTCTCTCCGCGAGCCTCGGTACCCTCGACTGGCGGCTGTGCTATGTCCCGCTGGCCGCCGCGATGCTCGTCCTCACCGTCGTAGCGGCCCGTACGCTCCCCGAGTCCCGCAGCCCGCGCGAGGGCAGGCCGGACCTGGCAGGTGCGCTGCTGCTCGGCCTGGCGCTGACCGCGCTGCTCGCCGCGCTCACCCTCGGCAGGAACGGCTGGCTGCGGCCACAGGTCTACGGTCTGGCCGCCGTCGCGCTGGCGCTCGTCGCGGCGTTCGCCGTCGTGGAGCGCAAGGTCGGCGCGCCGCTGCTCGACCTCGGCCTCTTCCGCCGTCCCGCGTTCCTCGCCGCCACCAGCGGCGCGCTGTTCACCGGGCTCGGCGTCATCGGAATGTTCAGCTATCTGCCGGCGCTGCTCCAGCAGTCGCTCGGGATGAGCGGGCCGGCCACCGCCTGGCTCTTCCTGTTCTGGTCCGGCACCGGCCTGCTGTCCGCGCTCCAGGCCAGGCGGCTGGGTGGGCGGATGTCCGCCCGGCACCAACTCGCGCTGGGCTTCGTCCTGTCGGCCCTCGGCGCGCTGGCGATGCTGGGCGCGCTGGCCGCCGGCTCCTGGGAGCGCACCGTCCCCGGATTCCTCCTCGGGGGTATCGGCAGCGGCATGCTCAACGCCGCGCTGCCCCGGCTCGCCGTCGAGAGCGTCCCGGCGGACCGTGCCGCCATGGGCTCGGGCGCCAACAACACGGCGCGCTACATCGGCTCGTCCATGGGTCTCGCGCTCACCGTCGTCCTCGCCACGGCCCCGCACGGCGGCACTCCGGCGCACTCCATAGCCCTGGGCACCGACACCGCGCTGTACGCCGCCGCGGGGCTGATGCTCGCGGGCGCGCTGGCGGCGCTGCTCTTCCGCGAGCGGCGGGCACCCGCGCGGGCGGAGGTCCCGGCGGAGCGGGGCGCCGACGCCGGCGTCAGGGAACGTCCGGTGGTGGGCGGTCGTCCGTGTGCACCCGCTGACGCGGGAAGCTCGCCAACTCCAGCAGCCTGA
- a CDS encoding Lrp/AsnC family transcriptional regulator has product MGIDRLDGRLLELLAEEPRIGVLEASRRLGVARGTAQARLDRLTSGGVIRGFGPEVDPAALGYPVTAFATLEIKQGQGADVREHLASVPEVLELHTTTGMGDMLCRLVARSNADLQRVIDRVVGFDGIVRASTAIVMENPVPLRIVPLVRQAAQDSDTAQTERTERTGH; this is encoded by the coding sequence ATGGGCATCGACCGCCTGGACGGGCGTCTGCTGGAACTGCTCGCCGAGGAGCCCCGAATCGGAGTACTCGAAGCCTCGCGCCGCCTCGGAGTCGCGCGAGGCACCGCACAGGCGCGGCTGGACCGGCTTACGTCGGGCGGAGTAATCCGCGGGTTCGGCCCCGAGGTCGACCCGGCGGCGCTCGGCTATCCCGTCACGGCGTTCGCGACGCTGGAGATCAAGCAGGGTCAGGGGGCCGATGTGCGGGAGCACTTGGCGTCCGTGCCGGAAGTTCTTGAGTTGCACACAACAACTGGAATGGGTGACATGCTGTGTCGGCTCGTCGCACGCTCGAACGCCGATCTTCAGCGGGTGATCGACCGGGTTGTCGGCTTTGATGGGATCGTCCGGGCCTCCACGGCCATCGTCATGGAGAACCCGGTGCCGCTGCGGATCGTGCCGCTCGTGCGGCAGGCGGCACAGGACAGCGACACGGCACAGACGGAACGGACGGAACGAACCGGTCACTGA
- the hppD gene encoding 4-hydroxyphenylpyruvate dioxygenase translates to MTETSHVATPQTARQADPFPVKGMDAVVFAVGNAKQAAHYYSTAFGMKLVAYSGPENGSRETASYVLESGGARFVFTSVIRPATDRGRFLADHVAAHGDGVIDLAIEVPDARAAYHYAVEHGAHGLEEPYEEKDEHGTVVRAAIATYGETRHTLVERTGYSGPYLPGFVAAAPMVEPGKRFFQAIDHCVGNVELGKMDEWVAFYNKVLGFTNMKEFVGDDIATEYSALMSKVVADGTRKVKFPINEPAVAKKKSQIDEYLEFYGGAGVQHIALATGDIVATVRAMRAAGVRFLDTPDSYYETLGEWAGETRVPVETLRELKILVDRDEDGYLLQIFTKPVQDRPTVFFELIERHGSMGFGKGNFKALFEAIEREQELRGNL, encoded by the coding sequence ATGACAGAGACAAGCCATGTGGCAACCCCGCAGACCGCCCGGCAGGCCGATCCCTTCCCGGTCAAGGGGATGGACGCGGTCGTCTTCGCCGTAGGCAACGCCAAACAGGCGGCGCACTACTACTCCACGGCCTTCGGCATGAAGCTCGTCGCCTACTCCGGACCCGAGAACGGCAGCCGGGAGACGGCCAGTTACGTTCTCGAATCGGGCGGCGCCCGCTTCGTGTTCACCTCCGTCATCCGCCCCGCCACCGACCGGGGCCGCTTCCTCGCCGACCACGTCGCCGCGCACGGCGACGGCGTCATCGACCTGGCCATCGAGGTCCCCGACGCGCGGGCCGCCTACCACTACGCCGTCGAACACGGCGCCCATGGCCTGGAGGAGCCGTACGAGGAGAAGGACGAGCACGGCACCGTGGTGCGCGCCGCCATCGCCACCTACGGCGAGACCCGGCACACCCTCGTCGAGCGCACCGGCTACTCGGGCCCGTACCTGCCCGGCTTCGTCGCCGCGGCGCCGATGGTCGAGCCCGGCAAGCGCTTCTTCCAGGCGATCGACCACTGCGTCGGCAACGTCGAACTCGGCAAGATGGACGAGTGGGTCGCCTTCTACAACAAGGTCCTCGGCTTCACCAACATGAAGGAGTTCGTGGGCGACGACATCGCGACCGAGTACTCGGCCCTGATGTCCAAGGTCGTCGCCGACGGCACCCGCAAGGTCAAGTTCCCGATCAACGAGCCGGCCGTCGCGAAGAAGAAGTCCCAGATCGACGAGTATCTGGAGTTCTACGGCGGGGCCGGTGTCCAGCACATCGCGCTGGCCACCGGCGACATCGTCGCCACGGTGCGCGCCATGCGCGCGGCGGGGGTGCGGTTCCTGGACACCCCCGACTCCTACTACGAGACCCTCGGGGAGTGGGCCGGGGAGACCCGGGTGCCGGTGGAGACCCTGCGCGAGCTGAAGATTCTCGTCGACCGGGACGAGGACGGGTATCTGCTTCAGATTTTCACCAAGCCGGTTCAGGACCGGCCGACGGTCTTCTTCGAGCTGATCGAGCGGCACGGGTCCATGGGGTTTGGTAAGGGGAATTTCAAGGCGTTGTTTGAAGCGATTGAGCGGGAGCAGGAGTTGCGCGGCAATCTGTAG
- a CDS encoding isochorismatase family protein: MHRALIVVDVQNDFCEGGSLAVAGGADVAAAITDLVGDASAGYRHVVATRDAHISPGDHFSEQPDYEHSWPPHCVAGTEGVGFHPNFAPAVASGSIEAVFDKGAYSAAYSGFEGADENGVSLGDWLRAREVAEVDVVGLATDHCVRETALDAAREGFRTQVLLDLTAGVSEGTVLRALDELRDAGVELTGKPVVPGA, encoded by the coding sequence ATGCACCGGGCACTGATCGTCGTTGATGTCCAGAACGACTTCTGCGAGGGCGGCAGCCTCGCGGTCGCGGGCGGCGCCGACGTGGCGGCGGCCATCACCGACCTGGTCGGCGACGCGTCGGCCGGATACCGCCATGTCGTCGCGACACGTGACGCGCACATCTCCCCCGGTGACCACTTCTCCGAGCAGCCGGATTACGAGCACTCCTGGCCGCCGCACTGCGTGGCGGGCACGGAGGGTGTCGGCTTCCACCCGAACTTCGCCCCGGCAGTCGCCTCCGGCTCGATCGAGGCGGTCTTCGACAAGGGGGCCTACTCCGCGGCCTACAGCGGCTTCGAGGGCGCGGACGAGAACGGCGTCTCGCTCGGCGACTGGCTGCGGGCGCGCGAGGTGGCCGAGGTGGACGTGGTCGGCCTCGCCACCGACCACTGCGTACGCGAGACGGCGCTGGACGCGGCCCGCGAGGGCTTCCGCACCCAGGTCCTGCTCGACCTGACCGCGGGGGTGTCCGAGGGCACCGTCCTGCGGGCACTGGACGAGCTGCGGGACGCGGGGGTCGAGCTGACGGGCAAGCCCGTCGTGCCGGGGGCGTAG
- a CDS encoding RDD family protein — protein MGPSGANGEVPRSGYYPDPSIPGYIRYWNGSSWVPGTSRPEPREGEPMPAPPPVASSPSSPSTPAKSGGPATPPRRDTSDETGPVFLDEEDGGDGRSGGEAAQGGDEESGQRPAGANDGAGALPELPSRTSEPASAPTWQADPARQAGFGPPASGDPRGDWGNDTPADPPSAQGGREHTVGLRRSEVLRDLGPAGPVPAQGSPTSPSPGGQAQPGQRVPGQGRHGAGAGPEQGSGQRVPGQGQPGQGQLGSGSGPAQGSPASASPVQGPAQGTGQAPPGQLAPGHGQAGASGGPPQGSPLPAAGPGHGAPALSPAQASPAQAPSSPPSSPPSSLPAAAPGPAPDGGLQSAQPSWSQQGVVGAGQQPPAAGLPAQAHSGGPDAVVPWRPPANDPFAQMAVQQARPAGLGKRFGARLVDLVLTLAVGGGVAFPFVSKVTDHIDAKVDAVEQAGETKKVWLLDGTTGGYLALVVGALLVFGILYEVLPTARWGRTLGKKLFGLSVADIESHDKPGFGKAFLRWLVYGVLGVLVIGVVNLAWCLFDRPWRQCWHDKVAGTFVAKRGAGGSGL, from the coding sequence GTGGGACCCTCCGGTGCTAATGGTGAGGTACCCCGTTCAGGGTATTACCCGGATCCGTCCATTCCCGGGTATATCCGCTACTGGAACGGTTCGTCATGGGTGCCCGGCACCAGTCGCCCCGAGCCGCGCGAGGGCGAACCCATGCCCGCGCCTCCGCCCGTGGCCTCCTCCCCGTCGTCCCCGTCCACTCCCGCCAAGTCGGGCGGCCCCGCCACCCCGCCGCGCCGCGACACCTCCGACGAGACGGGGCCCGTCTTCCTGGACGAGGAGGACGGGGGCGACGGGCGGTCCGGCGGAGAGGCCGCTCAGGGCGGGGACGAGGAGAGCGGGCAGCGGCCCGCCGGAGCGAACGACGGCGCCGGCGCGCTCCCCGAACTGCCCTCGCGCACCTCGGAGCCGGCGTCCGCGCCCACCTGGCAGGCGGACCCCGCCCGTCAGGCCGGCTTCGGCCCGCCGGCGTCCGGCGACCCCCGCGGCGACTGGGGCAACGACACCCCCGCCGACCCGCCCTCCGCCCAGGGCGGACGTGAACACACGGTCGGCCTGCGCCGCTCCGAGGTCCTGCGCGACCTGGGACCGGCGGGCCCGGTCCCGGCCCAGGGCTCGCCCACGTCCCCGTCTCCCGGTGGCCAGGCGCAGCCCGGTCAGCGGGTGCCGGGGCAGGGCCGGCATGGTGCGGGTGCGGGGCCCGAGCAGGGTTCGGGTCAGCGGGTGCCGGGTCAGGGCCAGCCGGGTCAGGGCCAGCTGGGGTCGGGCAGCGGTCCGGCTCAGGGCTCGCCCGCGTCGGCCTCTCCGGTGCAGGGCCCGGCGCAGGGCACCGGGCAGGCGCCGCCCGGCCAGTTGGCGCCCGGCCATGGCCAGGCCGGGGCGAGCGGAGGCCCCCCGCAGGGCTCGCCCCTGCCGGCTGCGGGGCCCGGTCACGGCGCGCCCGCGCTGTCGCCCGCGCAAGCCTCACCCGCGCAGGCCCCGTCGTCACCGCCGTCATCACCTCCGTCATCACTCCCGGCGGCAGCACCCGGGCCCGCCCCTGACGGCGGTCTCCAGAGTGCGCAACCCTCGTGGTCGCAGCAGGGGGTCGTCGGGGCGGGGCAGCAGCCGCCCGCGGCGGGGCTGCCGGCGCAGGCGCATTCCGGGGGGCCGGACGCCGTCGTCCCCTGGCGGCCTCCGGCGAACGACCCGTTCGCACAGATGGCCGTCCAGCAGGCCCGCCCCGCGGGCCTGGGCAAGCGGTTCGGCGCGCGGCTCGTGGATCTCGTGCTGACGCTCGCGGTGGGTGGGGGCGTCGCGTTCCCGTTCGTGAGCAAGGTGACCGACCACATCGACGCCAAGGTCGACGCCGTCGAACAGGCGGGGGAGACCAAGAAGGTGTGGCTGCTGGACGGCACCACGGGCGGCTACCTCGCGCTGGTCGTCGGCGCGCTGCTGGTGTTCGGGATCCTCTACGAGGTGCTGCCGACAGCGCGTTGGGGCCGCACGCTCGGCAAGAAGCTGTTCGGGCTGTCCGTGGCCGACATCGAGAGCCACGACAAGCCTGGCTTCGGCAAGGCGTTCCTGCGCTGGCTCGTCTACGGGGTGCTGGGCGTCCTGGTGATCGGTGTGGTCAATCTCGCGTGGTGCCTGTTCGACCGGCCGTGGCGCCAGTGCTGGCACGACAAGGTGGCGGGCACCTTCGTCGCCAAGAGGGGCGCGGGCGGCAGCGGGCTGTAA